The proteins below are encoded in one region of Knoellia sp. S7-12:
- a CDS encoding TlpA disulfide reductase family protein — protein MNRTTTRYAVWRRSAVAVASACALLALGACTSDPNSIAEQAKQGDQKGYIAGNGAIEQIPVDKRLKPITLEGKTLDGTDWSSTSARGKDVVVVNLWGSWCPPCIEEIPDLEKVWTDVQAAKKPVQFMGIDFREDVQRGAAFVKTQKMTYPSLTDESGVLILAFGKQAPTSPPSTLVLDREGRVAARANGPVTATTLQGLIDDVLKSES, from the coding sequence ATGAACCGCACAACCACCCGGTATGCCGTGTGGCGCCGTAGTGCCGTGGCCGTTGCCTCTGCGTGTGCGCTGCTTGCCCTCGGAGCCTGCACGTCTGACCCCAATTCCATTGCGGAGCAGGCCAAGCAGGGCGACCAGAAGGGCTACATCGCCGGCAACGGTGCGATCGAGCAGATCCCCGTCGACAAGCGCCTCAAACCGATCACGCTCGAGGGCAAGACCCTCGATGGCACGGACTGGTCGAGCACCTCTGCTCGCGGCAAGGATGTCGTGGTCGTCAACCTCTGGGGTTCGTGGTGTCCGCCGTGCATCGAGGAGATCCCCGACCTCGAGAAGGTCTGGACCGACGTCCAGGCAGCCAAGAAGCCGGTGCAGTTCATGGGGATCGACTTCCGCGAGGACGTCCAGCGCGGCGCTGCGTTCGTCAAGACCCAGAAGATGACCTATCCAAGCCTCACCGATGAGTCGGGCGTGCTCATCCTCGCGTTCGGCAAGCAGGCCCCGACCTCACCGCCGTCGACACTGGTCCTCGATCGTGAGGGCCGGGTCGCAGCCCGGGCCAACGGTCCCGTAACTGCCACCACGCTGCAGGGCCTCATCGACGACGTGCTGAAGTCCGAGTCCTGA
- the hemB gene encoding porphobilinogen synthase produces the protein MPLRPRRLRQSAAVRRLVAQTRLHPADLVLPVFVREGIDEPQPIEAMPGVVQHTLDSLVAEAHRCVKAGLGGIMLFGVPESKDAVGSGADADDGILNVALRAVVDAVGDSLVVMADLCLDEFTDHGHCGVVDAEGRVDNDATLDRYAAMALAQARTGAHVLGLSGMMDGQVAHVREALDEAGFADTIILAYAAKYTSALYGPFREAVQSSLVGDRASYQQDSANATEALREIELDLAEGADIIMIKPAQTHLDIIALAAEMSPVPVAAYQISGEYSQIKAAAERGWIDGDRAVLESLLHIRRAGAQIILTYSALDVANRI, from the coding sequence ATCCCGTTGCGTCCTCGACGGCTGCGTCAGTCGGCGGCGGTGCGTCGGCTCGTCGCGCAGACGCGGCTCCACCCCGCCGATCTCGTGCTGCCCGTCTTCGTCCGTGAGGGCATCGACGAGCCGCAGCCCATCGAGGCCATGCCGGGCGTCGTCCAGCACACGCTGGACTCGCTCGTCGCTGAGGCGCACCGGTGCGTCAAGGCTGGCCTCGGCGGGATCATGCTCTTCGGCGTGCCGGAGTCCAAGGACGCGGTCGGCTCAGGTGCCGACGCCGATGACGGCATCCTCAACGTCGCCCTGCGGGCCGTCGTCGACGCCGTCGGTGACTCACTCGTCGTCATGGCCGATCTGTGCCTCGACGAGTTCACCGACCACGGTCACTGCGGGGTGGTGGATGCTGAAGGTCGCGTTGACAACGACGCCACGCTCGACCGCTACGCCGCGATGGCGCTCGCGCAGGCTCGCACGGGTGCCCACGTCCTTGGACTGAGCGGGATGATGGACGGGCAGGTGGCCCACGTGCGCGAGGCGCTCGATGAGGCCGGCTTCGCCGACACGATCATCCTGGCGTATGCCGCGAAGTACACCTCCGCGCTCTACGGCCCGTTCCGTGAGGCGGTGCAGTCCTCCTTGGTCGGGGACCGTGCGAGCTATCAGCAGGACTCGGCCAACGCGACCGAGGCGCTGCGCGAGATCGAGCTCGACCTCGCCGAGGGCGCCGACATCATCATGATCAAGCCGGCGCAGACGCATCTCGACATCATCGCGCTGGCGGCGGAGATGTCACCGGTGCCGGTGGCGGCCTATCAGATCTCGGGGGAGTACTCCCAGATCAAGGCAGCGGCCGAGCGCGGCTGGATCGACGGTGACCGGGCGGTCCTCGAGTCGCTGCTGCACATCCGGCGGGCGGGAGCGCAGATCATCCTGACCTACAGCGCCCTCGACGTCGCCAACCGCATCTGA
- a CDS encoding YceI family protein encodes MSTTTTDIQLATGTWAIDPTHTEVGFVTRHLMVSKVRGSFREVSGTVEVAEDITQSVVDVTAQIASVETGSADRDTHLKSGDFFDAEQFPTMTFRSTAFDGATLTGDLTIKDVTKSVTFDVDFGGVGQDPWGNTKAGFEATATVNRKDWGLTWNAAIEGGGVLVSDKIQLNIDVQLAKQA; translated from the coding sequence ATGAGCACCACCACCACCGACATTCAGCTCGCCACCGGCACCTGGGCCATCGACCCGACCCACACCGAGGTCGGCTTCGTCACTCGCCACCTCATGGTGAGCAAGGTCCGCGGTTCGTTCCGCGAGGTCTCCGGCACCGTCGAGGTCGCCGAGGACATCACCCAGTCCGTCGTCGACGTCACCGCCCAGATCGCCTCGGTCGAGACCGGCAGCGCGGACCGCGACACGCACCTCAAGAGCGGCGACTTCTTCGACGCCGAGCAGTTCCCCACCATGACCTTCCGCTCCACCGCCTTCGATGGCGCGACCCTCACCGGCGACCTGACCATCAAGGACGTGACCAAGTCCGTCACCTTCGACGTCGACTTCGGTGGCGTGGGCCAGGACCCGTGGGGCAACACCAAGGCCGGCTTCGAGGCCACCGCAACCGTGAACCGCAAGGACTGGGGCCTCACCTGGAACGCGGCCATCGAGGGTGGCGGCGTGCTCGTCTCCGACAAGATCCAGCTCAACATCGACGTGCAGCTCGCGAAGCAGGCCTGA
- a CDS encoding redox-sensing transcriptional repressor Rex: MSADVAARRGIPDASVARLPGYLQALTSLAERGISSVSSEELAAAAGVSSAKLRKDLSHLGSYGVRGVGYEVDRLAYEISTALGLTQDWPVAIVGMGNLGRALAAYSGFATRGFNVIAVLDRDDTLVGTSVGERRIRPMADLGALVREDRLAIGVIATPADSAQDVADRLVGAGVRSILNFAPCVLDVPDDVMVRKVDLSTELQILAFHEQRRTGQLDLAEQPDAEEVAL; encoded by the coding sequence GTGTCCGCCGACGTCGCAGCTCGCCGGGGTATCCCCGACGCGTCAGTGGCTCGACTCCCGGGCTACCTGCAGGCCCTCACGAGTCTGGCCGAGCGTGGGATCAGCTCCGTGAGCTCCGAGGAGCTCGCCGCCGCCGCAGGTGTCAGTTCGGCCAAGCTGCGCAAGGACCTGTCCCACCTCGGCTCCTACGGCGTTCGTGGTGTCGGCTACGAGGTTGACCGTCTCGCCTACGAGATCTCCACGGCACTCGGCCTCACCCAGGACTGGCCCGTGGCCATCGTCGGGATGGGCAACCTCGGCCGCGCGCTCGCGGCATACAGCGGGTTCGCCACCCGCGGCTTCAACGTCATCGCTGTCCTCGACCGTGACGACACCCTCGTCGGCACCTCGGTGGGTGAGCGCCGGATCCGCCCCATGGCTGACCTCGGCGCTCTCGTGCGTGAGGACCGGCTCGCCATCGGCGTCATCGCCACGCCGGCTGACTCCGCGCAGGACGTCGCTGACCGTTTGGTCGGCGCGGGCGTGCGTTCGATCCTCAACTTCGCGCCATGTGTCCTCGACGTGCCGGATGACGTCATGGTCCGTAAGGTCGACCTGTCGACCGAACTGCAGATCCTTGCCTTCCACGAGCAGCGGCGCACCGGCCAGCTCGACCTCGCCGAGCAGCCCGACGCCGAGGAGGTTGCCCTGTGA
- a CDS encoding histidine phosphatase family protein codes for MTPPAPAFDAADRTVVHLVRHGEVHNPDRILYGRLAEFHLSDLGREMADLVATHLADHDITHVISSPLERARETAAPIAASHDLEVTLDERALEAENAFEGRAVAGGKGIFRDPRLWKLMVNPMRPSWGEPYVDLAARMQAAVDAARALARGHEAVIVSHQAPIWMLRLAIEGRRFVHDPRKRECTLASLTSLTYRGDELESLAYSEPAAALLPLAHSGAGA; via the coding sequence ATGACGCCGCCTGCCCCCGCCTTCGATGCGGCCGACCGCACGGTCGTGCACCTCGTGCGGCACGGCGAGGTCCATAACCCGGACCGCATCCTCTATGGGCGACTGGCCGAGTTCCACCTCTCCGACCTCGGTCGCGAGATGGCCGACCTCGTCGCGACCCATCTCGCCGACCACGACATCACCCACGTGATCTCGAGCCCGCTCGAGCGCGCGCGTGAGACCGCGGCACCGATCGCTGCGAGCCACGACCTCGAGGTCACCCTCGACGAGCGGGCCCTCGAGGCCGAGAACGCCTTCGAGGGGCGCGCCGTCGCCGGGGGCAAGGGCATCTTCCGTGACCCCAGACTGTGGAAGCTCATGGTCAACCCCATGCGTCCGTCATGGGGTGAGCCCTACGTCGACCTCGCGGCCCGGATGCAGGCGGCCGTCGACGCTGCGCGTGCACTGGCACGCGGCCACGAGGCCGTCATCGTGTCGCACCAGGCGCCGATTTGGATGCTGCGCCTGGCCATCGAGGGCCGCCGGTTCGTTCACGACCCGCGCAAGCGGGAGTGCACCCTCGCGTCGCTCACCTCCTTGACCTATCGCGGCGACGAGCTCGAGTCGCTGGCCTACAGCGAGCCCGCCGCAGCCCTCCTTCCCCTCGCCCACTCGGGAGCGGGTGCATGA
- the hemC gene encoding hydroxymethylbilane synthase encodes MTLRLGTRRSVLATTQSTWVADQLRGLGHDVELVEITTEGDRDRTTPLATLGGTGVFVSALRDALREGTVDLAVHSLKDLPTTPEDDLVVAAIPPREDPRDALVARDGLTLGELPPGSTVGTGSPRRRAQLEALGLGLDIRELRGNVDTRLGRVTSGDLDAVVLAQAGLARLGRTAVVTEVIDPIQMLPAPGQGALAVEVRADDVVARDAVSLLDDADTRACVDAERAVLAELEAGCSAPVGALAEIVLGDEGDELSLRAVVASPDGTGDIRRSATGRPTDAEAVGRGLARLLLEDGAADLAPVNSASSANTVNTPSTPNATERDQ; translated from the coding sequence ATGACGCTGCGCCTCGGAACCCGTCGCTCCGTGCTTGCGACCACCCAGTCCACGTGGGTCGCCGACCAGCTGCGAGGGCTGGGGCATGACGTCGAGCTCGTCGAGATCACGACCGAGGGCGACAGGGACCGCACGACGCCTCTCGCGACGCTGGGCGGCACCGGCGTCTTCGTCTCTGCCCTGCGCGACGCTCTGCGCGAGGGCACCGTCGACCTCGCCGTGCACTCGTTGAAAGACCTGCCCACGACTCCTGAGGATGACCTCGTCGTGGCCGCCATCCCGCCGCGCGAGGACCCTCGCGACGCGCTCGTGGCTCGAGACGGGCTCACGCTCGGTGAGCTCCCGCCCGGTTCGACCGTCGGCACCGGTTCGCCGCGGCGCCGGGCCCAGCTCGAGGCTCTGGGGCTGGGACTCGACATCCGCGAGCTGCGCGGCAATGTCGACACACGCCTCGGGCGCGTCACCAGCGGTGACCTCGACGCCGTCGTCCTGGCGCAGGCCGGACTCGCGCGCCTGGGTCGCACCGCCGTCGTCACCGAGGTCATCGACCCCATCCAGATGCTTCCAGCGCCGGGCCAGGGTGCCCTCGCCGTCGAGGTCCGCGCCGATGACGTCGTCGCCCGCGACGCCGTCTCCCTTCTCGACGACGCCGACACCCGTGCCTGCGTCGACGCGGAGCGCGCCGTCCTCGCGGAGCTCGAGGCGGGCTGCTCCGCGCCCGTCGGTGCGCTCGCCGAGATCGTTCTCGGCGACGAAGGCGATGAGCTCTCGTTGCGCGCCGTCGTCGCGAGTCCCGATGGCACGGGTGACATCCGTCGCTCGGCCACCGGCAGACCCACTGACGCAGAAGCCGTCGGCCGTGGGCTCGCCCGCCTCCTCCTCGAGGACGGCGCCGCCGACCTCGCGCCCGTCAACAGCGCCAGCAGCGCCAATACCGTCAACACACCGTCCACACCGAACGCCACGGAGCGTGACCAGTGA
- the hemL gene encoding glutamate-1-semialdehyde 2,1-aminomutase yields the protein MTSSPTPAATPTTATPTTATHTSDAPASAALLERATRVIPGGVNSPVRAFRAVGGTPRFIAEAKGPWLTDVDGARYVDLLCSWGPMILGHAHPEVLEAVRKAAEKGFSFGTPSENEVLLAEEIVQRIEPLEQVRLVSSGTEATMSAIRLARGVTGRSVIVKFAGCYHGHVDALLAAAGSGLATLALPDSAGVPAEMTADTIVLPYNDVPALEAVFAKRGGEIAAVITEAAAGNMGVVPPAPGFTEALRRVTREHGTLLVSDEVMTGFRCSKAGWFGLEGPYAAGAPDIFTFGKVMGGGFPAAAFGASAEIMAHLAPLGPVYQAGTLSGNPVATAAGLATLKGCTDDLYPRLETTAHTIADAASAALTSEGVAHTVQWAGSMFSVFFRDGSVTNYDEARDQDTAAYRRFFHAMLDQGVHLPPSAFEAWFVSGAHDDEAIGQVVEALPAAARAAAHAG from the coding sequence ATGACGTCCAGCCCGACCCCTGCCGCCACACCCACCACGGCCACACCCACCACCGCCACCCACACCTCCGACGCGCCGGCCTCGGCCGCCCTGCTGGAGCGCGCGACCCGGGTCATCCCCGGGGGCGTGAACTCGCCGGTGCGCGCCTTCCGCGCCGTCGGAGGCACTCCCCGCTTCATCGCGGAGGCCAAGGGCCCGTGGCTCACCGACGTGGACGGCGCTCGCTACGTCGACCTGCTCTGCTCCTGGGGCCCGATGATCCTCGGTCACGCCCACCCCGAGGTGCTCGAGGCCGTGCGCAAGGCCGCCGAGAAGGGCTTCTCCTTTGGCACGCCCAGCGAGAACGAGGTGCTCCTCGCCGAGGAGATCGTCCAGCGCATCGAGCCCCTCGAGCAGGTCCGCCTCGTCTCGTCCGGCACCGAGGCGACGATGAGCGCCATCCGCTTGGCGCGCGGCGTCACCGGTCGCTCCGTCATCGTCAAGTTCGCCGGCTGCTACCACGGCCACGTCGACGCGCTCCTGGCCGCAGCCGGCTCCGGCCTTGCGACCCTCGCCCTGCCCGACTCCGCAGGGGTGCCCGCCGAGATGACGGCGGACACGATCGTCCTGCCCTACAACGACGTCCCCGCTCTCGAAGCCGTCTTCGCGAAGCGCGGCGGGGAGATCGCCGCCGTCATCACCGAGGCCGCCGCCGGCAACATGGGTGTCGTCCCGCCCGCGCCCGGCTTCACCGAAGCACTGCGTCGCGTCACCCGCGAGCACGGCACCCTGCTCGTCTCGGACGAGGTCATGACCGGCTTCCGGTGCAGCAAGGCCGGGTGGTTCGGTCTCGAGGGCCCGTATGCCGCCGGCGCACCCGACATCTTCACGTTCGGCAAGGTCATGGGTGGCGGCTTCCCCGCAGCAGCCTTCGGCGCCAGCGCCGAGATCATGGCGCACCTCGCACCGCTCGGCCCCGTCTATCAGGCCGGCACGCTGAGCGGGAACCCCGTCGCAACCGCCGCCGGACTCGCCACCCTCAAGGGCTGCACCGACGACCTCTATCCCCGCCTCGAGACGACGGCTCACACCATCGCGGACGCGGCCAGCGCAGCCCTGACCTCGGAGGGCGTCGCCCACACGGTGCAGTGGGCCGGCTCGATGTTCTCTGTCTTTTTCCGCGACGGAAGCGTCACGAACTATGACGAAGCCCGCGACCAGGACACCGCGGCATACCGACGCTTCTTCCACGCCATGCTCGACCAGGGAGTGCACCTGCCACCGAGCGCGTTCGAGGCCTGGTTCGTCAGCGGCGCACACGACGACGAGGCCATCGGGCAGGTCGTCGAGGCCCTGCCAGCGGCTGCGCGCGCAGCCGCACACGCCGGTTGA
- a CDS encoding glutamyl-tRNA reductase: MSLLVLGLSHHGAPMELLESAVLDQSARGRLEAAIVSSEHVVEAVVVSTCNRTEVYAEGLTFHGGLADVSEALAAATGVALADLQPHLYVHYEDRGIAHAFCVAAGLDSMAVGEAQILGQLRDALTRAQRRGHVGPALNTLLQQALRVGKRVHTETEIDDVSRSLVGAGLSAARESVGPVEGSRVLVLGAGGMGALAATTVSQAGAASVTIANRSLARAERLAERVGASALPWDARFDALTDADIVISSTGATGVVLTAVEVADAAAARGGRPQVFIDLALPHDVDVAVADLDGITRIGLAELGEMLSHAGDVPQVREARDIVTGEVAAYLTERSAEAVAPTVAALRSRAQEVVDREMDRLERRTPQLADSDRAEVQRAVHRIVEKLLHAPTVRVKEMAQSGQGGSYAKALSELFDLDPREVSVVSTPPILPIIDDEGVGR; encoded by the coding sequence GTGAGCCTTCTCGTCCTGGGCCTGTCCCACCACGGTGCTCCGATGGAGCTTCTCGAGTCCGCCGTTCTCGACCAGTCCGCCCGCGGGCGCCTCGAGGCCGCGATCGTCTCCTCGGAGCACGTCGTCGAAGCAGTCGTCGTCTCGACGTGCAACCGCACCGAGGTCTATGCCGAGGGTCTGACCTTCCACGGCGGCCTCGCTGACGTCTCCGAAGCTCTTGCCGCCGCGACCGGGGTCGCCCTGGCTGACCTCCAGCCGCACCTCTACGTCCACTACGAGGACCGTGGCATCGCCCACGCGTTCTGCGTCGCTGCCGGACTCGACTCGATGGCCGTCGGTGAGGCGCAGATCCTCGGCCAGCTCCGCGACGCCCTGACCCGTGCCCAGCGCCGCGGTCACGTCGGGCCGGCGCTCAACACCCTTCTGCAGCAGGCACTTCGGGTCGGCAAGCGCGTTCACACCGAGACCGAGATCGACGACGTGAGCCGCTCGCTCGTGGGTGCCGGACTCTCGGCCGCCCGAGAGAGTGTGGGTCCGGTCGAGGGCTCCCGCGTGCTCGTCCTCGGCGCCGGTGGCATGGGCGCGCTCGCCGCGACAACGGTGAGCCAGGCTGGTGCCGCCTCAGTGACCATCGCCAACCGCAGCCTCGCCCGGGCCGAGCGCCTGGCCGAGCGGGTCGGCGCCAGCGCACTGCCCTGGGACGCTCGCTTCGACGCGCTGACCGATGCCGACATCGTCATCTCGAGCACGGGTGCGACCGGTGTCGTGCTCACTGCGGTGGAGGTCGCTGACGCAGCCGCGGCTCGTGGCGGTCGCCCGCAGGTGTTCATCGACCTGGCGCTGCCGCACGACGTCGACGTCGCTGTGGCCGACCTCGACGGAATCACCCGCATCGGGCTTGCCGAACTCGGCGAGATGCTCAGCCACGCCGGCGACGTCCCGCAGGTGCGCGAGGCGCGCGACATCGTCACGGGCGAGGTCGCGGCATACCTCACCGAACGTTCTGCGGAGGCCGTCGCGCCGACCGTTGCAGCGCTCCGGTCACGAGCCCAGGAAGTCGTGGACCGCGAGATGGACCGGCTCGAGCGGCGCACACCGCAGCTGGCCGACAGCGACCGCGCCGAGGTGCAGCGTGCCGTCCACCGGATCGTCGAGAAGCTCCTCCACGCGCCGACCGTGCGCGTCAAGGAGATGGCTCAGAGCGGTCAGGGCGGCAGCTATGCCAAGGCCCTCAGCGAATTGTTCGACCTCGACCCACGCGAGGTGTCGGTCGTGTCGACTCCGCCGATCCTGCCCATCATCGACGACGAGGGGGTTGGCCGATGA
- a CDS encoding glutaredoxin family protein gives MPSALVSAPRVTLISKPGCHLCQDAREIIARVTQECGESFEELNILERPDLMERYAEEIPVTLVDGRQHDFWRVNENRLRAALTQPKR, from the coding sequence CCGTCCGCCCTCGTGAGTGCCCCCCGCGTCACCTTGATCAGCAAGCCCGGCTGCCACCTCTGCCAAGACGCCCGCGAGATCATCGCGAGAGTCACGCAAGAGTGCGGAGAGTCCTTCGAGGAGCTGAACATCCTCGAGCGCCCTGACCTGATGGAGCGCTACGCCGAGGAGATCCCCGTGACCCTGGTCGACGGCAGGCAACACGACTTCTGGCGAGTCAACGAGAACCGCCTGCGAGCAGCCCTGACCCAACCCAAGCGCTAG
- a CDS encoding cytochrome c biogenesis protein CcdA, with protein MSDTIASGALPLAVLVAALAGLVSFASPCVLPLVPGFLGYVTGLSDTALEQRSRGRMVLGSVLFVLGFTVVFILMFLFVATLGRSLTEHREILMRVGGVLVILMGLVFLGMGSQRQFGPTWRPRAGLLGAPVLGAVFALGWAPCTSPTLGAVLAMSASVTEPSQGRAVTLATAYALGLGLPFILAAAGIERFDRVSSWVRHHHRAVQLVGGGFLVAIGILLITGVWEDLMRWVQTELINGFEVAI; from the coding sequence TTGTCCGACACGATCGCCTCCGGAGCCCTGCCGCTCGCCGTCCTCGTGGCGGCGCTCGCCGGGCTCGTGTCCTTCGCGTCGCCCTGCGTCCTGCCGCTCGTGCCGGGCTTCCTCGGCTACGTCACCGGGCTGAGCGACACGGCGCTGGAGCAGCGCTCGCGCGGTCGGATGGTGCTCGGGTCGGTGCTCTTCGTGCTCGGCTTCACCGTCGTGTTCATCCTGATGTTCCTGTTCGTCGCCACGCTCGGACGCAGCCTCACCGAGCATCGAGAGATCCTCATGCGCGTCGGGGGGGTGCTTGTCATCCTCATGGGACTCGTGTTCCTGGGCATGGGCTCGCAGCGCCAGTTCGGCCCCACGTGGCGACCTCGGGCCGGCCTTCTCGGTGCCCCCGTCCTCGGCGCGGTCTTCGCCCTCGGCTGGGCCCCCTGCACGAGCCCCACCCTCGGCGCCGTGCTGGCGATGTCGGCATCGGTCACGGAGCCGAGCCAGGGACGAGCGGTGACGCTCGCGACGGCATACGCCCTGGGTCTGGGTTTGCCGTTCATCCTCGCGGCAGCCGGCATCGAGCGGTTCGACCGCGTCTCCAGCTGGGTGCGACACCACCACCGCGCCGTCCAGCTGGTCGGTGGCGGCTTCCTCGTCGCGATCGGGATCCTTCTCATCACTGGCGTCTGGGAGGACCTCATGCGGTGGGTCCAGACCGAGCTCATCAACGGATTCGAGGTGGCGATCTGA
- a CDS encoding MarR family transcriptional regulator, whose amino-acid sequence MAAPKTPATRWLSQQEQQAWRAYLRAHRELQVALDRELAAFDISLPEYELLSMLSEQDGDRARMSVLAELVVQSRSRVTHTAKRLEQRGWVRREPTPEDGRGVALALTAAGRRMIESAAPSHVESVRAHFIDLLTPEQLGTLHDVFAQVRAHLVPGARADDEIR is encoded by the coding sequence GTGGCCGCCCCGAAGACCCCCGCGACCCGCTGGCTGTCGCAACAGGAGCAACAGGCCTGGCGGGCCTATCTGCGAGCCCATCGCGAGCTCCAGGTGGCCCTTGACCGTGAGCTCGCGGCCTTCGACATCAGCCTCCCCGAGTACGAACTGCTCTCGATGCTCTCGGAGCAGGACGGAGATCGCGCCCGCATGTCGGTCCTGGCCGAACTCGTGGTCCAGAGCCGCAGCCGGGTCACCCACACCGCCAAGCGCCTCGAGCAGCGCGGCTGGGTGCGCCGCGAACCCACCCCTGAGGATGGCCGCGGCGTGGCTCTCGCCCTCACTGCCGCAGGGCGTCGGATGATCGAGAGCGCCGCGCCCAGCCACGTCGAGTCGGTGCGGGCCCACTTCATCGACCTGCTGACCCCCGAGCAGTTGGGCACCCTCCACGACGTCTTCGCCCAGGTGCGGGCCCACCTCGTCCCCGGTGCCCGGGCGGACGACGAGATCCGCTGA
- a CDS encoding bifunctional uroporphyrinogen-III C-methyltransferase/uroporphyrinogen-III synthase — protein MSTIRSIRPTPTTRTPARVAFVGAGPGDAGLMTVRALEYLAEADAVVIDQVAREDVVARYARPEVEVVDAGHGEHGQPLTHASRAKLVVKAAKAHPRGLVVRLMDGDPATFNGLAEEAAACVKAGVPFEVVPGVSSVSAVPTYAGVPLTTSSSRGIHIITAGEKLKDIAVATDPSVTVVVLGQPDTLVGTLEALRLAGRADETPVAITERGTTVQQVTITTTLAEVATAAKSMQFPALAVVGDNVSLREKLSWFETKPLFGWNVLVPRTKDQSGSMVRRLERFGAHATTVPTISVEPPRTPQQIERAVKGLVTGRYEWVGFTSVNAVRAIREKFEEFGLDARSFAGLKVAAVGGVTADALRDWGINPDLVPEGEQSAKGLLDEWPPFDELLDPINRIFLPRADIATETLVAGLQQMGWEVDDVTAYRTVRAAPPAAHIRDAIKSGNFDAVVFTSSSTVRNLVGIAGKPHPSTVIACIGPATAKTAEECGLRVDVLAPEPSADELVDALADHGRSLALTAQESGEQAVRPSQKRPTARRRAK, from the coding sequence GTGAGCACCATCCGCTCAATCCGACCCACCCCGACCACACGCACCCCTGCGAGGGTCGCCTTCGTCGGCGCCGGCCCAGGTGATGCCGGACTGATGACGGTGCGCGCGCTCGAGTACCTCGCCGAGGCCGACGCCGTCGTCATCGACCAGGTTGCCCGTGAAGACGTCGTCGCCCGCTACGCCCGCCCCGAGGTCGAGGTCGTCGACGCCGGCCACGGCGAGCACGGCCAGCCGCTGACTCACGCGTCGCGCGCCAAGCTCGTCGTCAAGGCGGCCAAGGCCCACCCGCGCGGCCTGGTCGTGCGCCTCATGGACGGCGACCCGGCGACCTTCAACGGTCTCGCCGAGGAGGCTGCCGCCTGCGTCAAGGCCGGCGTGCCCTTCGAGGTCGTCCCGGGCGTGAGCTCGGTGAGCGCCGTGCCGACCTATGCCGGCGTGCCCCTCACGACGAGCAGCTCGCGTGGCATTCACATCATCACCGCGGGTGAGAAGCTCAAGGACATCGCCGTGGCGACCGATCCGTCGGTCACCGTCGTCGTCCTCGGTCAGCCCGACACCCTCGTCGGCACCCTCGAGGCCCTGCGTCTCGCCGGTCGCGCCGACGAGACTCCGGTCGCCATCACCGAGCGCGGCACCACCGTGCAGCAGGTGACGATCACGACGACCCTCGCCGAGGTCGCCACGGCCGCCAAGTCGATGCAGTTCCCCGCCCTCGCCGTCGTGGGCGACAACGTGTCGCTGCGCGAGAAGCTCTCGTGGTTCGAGACCAAGCCGCTCTTCGGGTGGAACGTCCTCGTCCCACGCACCAAGGACCAGTCGGGTTCGATGGTGCGCCGCCTCGAGCGCTTCGGCGCGCACGCGACCACGGTTCCGACCATCTCGGTCGAGCCCCCGCGCACTCCGCAGCAGATCGAGCGCGCCGTCAAGGGCCTGGTGACCGGCCGCTACGAATGGGTCGGCTTCACCTCGGTCAACGCCGTTCGGGCGATCCGCGAGAAGTTCGAGGAGTTCGGCCTCGACGCCCGCTCGTTCGCCGGGCTCAAGGTCGCTGCCGTGGGTGGAGTCACCGCCGACGCGCTGCGCGACTGGGGCATCAACCCCGACCTCGTGCCCGAGGGTGAGCAGTCGGCCAAGGGCCTGCTCGACGAATGGCCTCCCTTTGACGAGCTGCTCGACCCGATCAACCGGATCTTCCTGCCCCGCGCCGACATCGCCACCGAGACGCTCGTCGCCGGGCTCCAGCAGATGGGCTGGGAGGTGGACGACGTCACGGCATACCGCACCGTTCGTGCGGCTCCGCCGGCCGCGCACATCCGCGACGCCATCAAGAGCGGCAACTTCGACGCCGTCGTCTTCACGTCGAGTTCCACCGTGCGCAACCTCGTCGGCATCGCGGGAAAGCCGCACCCGTCGACGGTCATTGCGTGCATCGGTCCGGCGACGGCCAAGACGGCCGAGGAGTGTGGCCTTCGGGTGGACGTCCTCGCGCCGGAGCCGTCCGCGGACGAACTCGTCGACGCACTGGCCGACCACGGCCGCTCCCTCGCCCTCACGGCGCAGGAGTCCGGTGAGCAGGCGGTTCGCCCGAGTCAGAAGCGGCCCACCGCACGTCGTCGCGCCAAGTGA